The following coding sequences are from one Flavobacteriales bacterium window:
- a CDS encoding ureidoglycolate lyase codes for MKLDYLNPDVPAELPWHEVQIIKATQENLEGYGKLVEADEYKDYPMEIVRWPKPNGRPIDEGTGDEAGTVSGDFTFYWDGDVFKGKNEAVNSQYVFGWSKNPKDASETSTEKPERVLLWHANYHPDGGQLFFPLDGGSFMTALALPGDDVKPEHFKAFLVEGGKGLYIHPNVWHEAIVPLTSRAKFYDEQGAVHGRVSVHFPKEFGVFLCVPLTHSASL; via the coding sequence ATGAAACTCGATTACCTCAATCCTGACGTACCGGCAGAATTGCCTTGGCACGAAGTACAGATCATCAAAGCCACCCAAGAGAACTTAGAGGGTTATGGCAAGTTGGTTGAAGCTGATGAGTACAAGGATTACCCCATGGAAATTGTGCGATGGCCAAAGCCAAATGGCCGCCCAATTGATGAAGGAACGGGCGATGAGGCAGGGACGGTTTCGGGCGATTTTACTTTCTATTGGGATGGAGATGTCTTCAAAGGCAAGAACGAAGCAGTTAATTCGCAGTACGTTTTCGGATGGAGCAAGAACCCGAAAGATGCTTCCGAAACCTCAACTGAAAAGCCAGAACGGGTCTTGCTTTGGCATGCCAACTATCACCCAGATGGCGGACAATTGTTCTTCCCTTTGGATGGCGGTTCTTTCATGACCGCGTTGGCTCTTCCTGGCGATGATGTGAAACCCGAGCATTTCAAAGCATTCTTGGTTGAAGGAGGAAAAGGGCTTTACATCCACCCGAATGTTTGGCACGAAGCGATTGTGCCGCTTACTTCAAGGGCCAAATTCTACGATGAGCAAGGTGCGGTTCATGGTCGCGTAAGTGTGCATTTTCCGAAGGAATTTGGGGTTTTTCTTTGCGTTCCGTTGACACACAGCGCGTCATTGTAA
- a CDS encoding T9SS type A sorting domain-containing protein, with protein MRNLIIIFLALPVLSLAQTAKVNHFAIAKGATINMNKPTEDWEILLQHLEAPKPGVSGKRAELMEKKKWVMERYPAQTSESPRAAAGNAPGLGLNFEGNSFNGVPNDNDMAISNDGNIVSVTNSRIHMYNSSTEQQLLFRSLGNIADTLDLSGSKFDPKVVYDPNNNRFVMVFLNGFTWQTSWIVVGFSRTSDPTGDWNMYALPGNPLGNETWADYPVIGISGKDLFIGINTFTNGSSNNSGFTETCLWQVGLKEGYLGFELITNYYNDILPQSKKIFNITPMSPADASTSEDMFLLSNRNTSAENDSIFVLHVTGRVSDPNTELEVRTIQADQPYILPVPAKQAGNHWFDTNDSRILGGYTLNGRIYFVQSCTDPATGTSAIYHGVIDNAAEAPTMVSRIYSEPNLYLGYPNISWTGLSANDEQSIITFNHTSETEFAGFSAIHVNGDLERSDRVQIKEGLGFVNVMNDTLERWGDYSGSQRVYNQPGKVWAAGSFGSAAHGHGTWLAELTTPDLSTGIHNLSKDAEQALVFPNPVTSGLQVEFELEKATLLRLELVDIEGRTVKLLLEDRIKAGKNRLSFNADFLSSGTYFLNAYDNQKLVFSNKLIKQ; from the coding sequence ATGAGAAATCTCATCATCATATTCCTCGCACTTCCTGTTTTGAGTTTGGCGCAAACGGCTAAGGTCAATCATTTCGCCATTGCCAAAGGAGCAACGATAAACATGAACAAACCAACGGAAGATTGGGAAATTCTGTTGCAGCATTTGGAAGCTCCAAAGCCTGGCGTATCAGGTAAACGAGCCGAACTAATGGAGAAAAAGAAGTGGGTGATGGAACGATATCCAGCCCAAACTTCTGAGTCACCGCGTGCTGCTGCCGGAAATGCTCCCGGTTTGGGACTCAACTTCGAAGGCAATAGCTTCAACGGTGTTCCAAACGACAACGACATGGCTATTTCGAATGATGGAAACATCGTTTCGGTGACGAATTCGAGAATTCACATGTACAACTCAAGCACCGAGCAGCAACTGCTTTTTCGATCATTGGGAAATATAGCCGACACACTCGACCTTTCAGGAAGCAAGTTCGACCCAAAAGTGGTTTACGACCCGAACAACAACCGTTTCGTGATGGTTTTTCTGAACGGTTTCACATGGCAAACGAGCTGGATTGTGGTTGGATTCAGTAGAACATCTGATCCAACAGGAGATTGGAACATGTATGCTTTACCTGGTAATCCGTTGGGGAATGAAACGTGGGCGGATTATCCCGTTATCGGAATTTCGGGTAAGGATCTTTTTATCGGCATCAATACGTTTACCAACGGCTCTTCGAACAACTCTGGTTTTACGGAAACCTGCCTATGGCAAGTTGGATTGAAAGAAGGTTACTTGGGATTTGAACTCATCACGAATTATTACAACGACATTCTTCCTCAGTCCAAGAAAATCTTCAATATCACTCCGATGTCTCCAGCAGATGCATCTACATCGGAAGACATGTTCCTGCTTTCTAACCGAAATACGAGTGCGGAAAATGACAGCATTTTCGTCCTTCATGTAACAGGCCGTGTTTCCGACCCGAACACGGAACTGGAAGTTCGAACCATTCAAGCTGACCAACCGTACATCCTTCCCGTTCCGGCAAAGCAAGCCGGCAACCATTGGTTCGACACGAATGATAGTCGCATCTTGGGCGGCTACACACTAAATGGAAGGATCTATTTCGTACAGAGCTGCACCGATCCAGCCACTGGAACTTCAGCAATCTATCATGGCGTTATTGACAATGCAGCCGAGGCTCCAACCATGGTTTCACGTATTTACAGCGAACCGAACCTCTACCTTGGTTATCCGAACATCTCATGGACAGGGCTCAGTGCGAATGATGAGCAATCGATCATCACTTTCAACCATACAAGCGAAACGGAGTTTGCAGGTTTCAGCGCCATTCACGTCAATGGAGATTTAGAACGATCCGACCGTGTTCAAATAAAAGAAGGTCTGGGATTCGTGAACGTGATGAATGACACGCTGGAACGCTGGGGAGATTACTCAGGTTCGCAACGGGTTTACAACCAACCTGGAAAGGTTTGGGCCGCTGGCTCGTTCGGAAGTGCTGCGCATGGGCATGGCACGTGGCTGGCCGAACTCACCACGCCTGACCTATCCACTGGAATTCACAACCTCAGTAAGGACGCTGAGCAAGCACTCGTTTTTCCGAATCCCGTAACGAGCGGCTTGCAGGTGGAATTTGAACTCGAAAAAGCCACTTTACTTCGTTTGGAATTGGTTGATATTGAAGGTCGCACCGTTAAGTTGCTTCTGGAAGACCGAATCAAAGCAGGGAAGAATCGCCTTTCCTTCAATGCGGATTTCCTTTCTTCTGGCACTTATTTCCTGAACGCTTATGACAATCAGAAACTGGTATTCAGCAATAAGCTGATCAAACAATAA
- a CDS encoding GNAT family N-acetyltransferase has product MKTVVKFPGQDVPEAYFDVRFEILRKPLGSPKGSEKLAGDDEAINAWVEDDGKIVAVGRAHLIPEDADGSAMDAKAKSACPPFEPLCADYAMMEDDSGTEIPAEGLRPAIQIRAMGTLDAYQGQGLASEVLSTLETESMERWDAKTGWLQARIVAIPFYEANGWCCFGPEYEVPNVGPHCSMWKKF; this is encoded by the coding sequence ATGAAAACCGTTGTGAAATTCCCCGGACAGGATGTGCCTGAAGCATATTTTGATGTTCGTTTTGAAATCCTCAGAAAACCTCTTGGTTCGCCAAAAGGCTCTGAAAAATTAGCGGGCGATGATGAAGCGATCAATGCTTGGGTGGAAGACGATGGAAAGATCGTAGCAGTAGGTCGCGCGCATCTCATCCCAGAAGATGCTGACGGAAGCGCCATGGACGCGAAAGCTAAAAGCGCTTGTCCGCCATTTGAACCGCTTTGCGCAGATTATGCAATGATGGAGGACGATAGCGGCACCGAAATTCCGGCAGAAGGCCTTAGACCTGCCATTCAGATTCGGGCCATGGGAACGTTGGATGCATATCAGGGACAAGGCTTGGCAAGCGAAGTGCTTTCAACGTTAGAGACAGAAAGCATGGAACGTTGGGACGCAAAAACAGGCTGGCTCCAAGCACGAATTGTTGCCATTCCTTTTTATGAAGCAAATGGCTGGTGCTGTTTTGGGCCAGAATATGAGGTACCGAACGTTGGTCCACATTGCAGCATGTGGAAGAAATTTTAG
- a CDS encoding carboxypeptidase M32, giving the protein MDNYTQYTEALSEIADISHATALLHWDLETYMPEKSHARRAQQIGTLSKLAHIKMTDPELKKLVDELLANLPADAKQASNIKQTARDLKRKTLFDSKFVEEMSRATSEAFFHWQEAKKKNDFSLYAPFLQKVIDLKRKEAEIVGYEGHPYDALCDEFEPDCTVAQLDALFEGVKKDLKPLLDAIKAKPQVNDSFMDQYFNHDKQWDFGIEVLKDMGYDFEAGRQDVSSHPFTINFSATDVRVTTRVSEETFNEMLWSCIHEGGHALYEQGLPDSEYGLPSGEAISLGIHESQSRLWENNVGRSLPFWEWKFARLKEIFPTQFEGVSALDFFKAMNKVQSSLIRVNADELTYHFHILIRYEIEKGIMEGKLNAVDLPAAWNAKYKEYLGVDVPSDSQGVLQDIHWSHGSIGYFPTYSIGSFYAAQFHAAAEKEIGALDPSNPKPYLENLLAWLRENVHQHGKLYSSKELCERISGEPLNSQYFMDYAKKKYGVIYGI; this is encoded by the coding sequence ATGGACAATTACACTCAATATACCGAAGCACTTTCGGAGATCGCTGATATTTCGCACGCCACTGCCCTTTTGCATTGGGACCTTGAAACATATATGCCCGAGAAAAGCCATGCGCGCAGAGCGCAGCAGATCGGTACGCTTTCTAAGTTGGCGCACATCAAAATGACCGATCCTGAACTGAAAAAGTTGGTAGATGAATTGCTAGCGAACCTTCCTGCTGATGCGAAACAAGCATCCAATATCAAGCAAACTGCGCGTGATCTGAAGCGTAAAACGCTGTTCGATAGCAAGTTTGTGGAAGAGATGAGCCGTGCTACAAGCGAAGCCTTCTTCCATTGGCAAGAGGCCAAAAAGAAGAATGATTTTTCGTTGTATGCGCCTTTCCTCCAAAAAGTGATTGACCTGAAACGGAAAGAGGCCGAAATTGTGGGTTACGAAGGTCATCCGTATGATGCGCTGTGCGATGAGTTTGAACCTGATTGCACCGTTGCCCAGTTGGATGCACTGTTCGAAGGCGTGAAGAAAGATTTGAAGCCGCTGTTGGACGCCATCAAAGCCAAGCCGCAGGTGAATGACAGCTTCATGGATCAGTACTTCAACCACGATAAACAATGGGATTTCGGCATTGAGGTTTTGAAGGATATGGGTTATGATTTTGAGGCTGGAAGACAAGACGTTTCGAGTCATCCATTTACCATCAATTTCTCCGCAACGGATGTTCGGGTAACCACGCGTGTTTCGGAAGAAACCTTCAACGAAATGCTGTGGAGTTGTATTCACGAAGGTGGTCATGCACTATACGAGCAAGGCTTGCCAGATAGCGAATATGGCCTGCCGAGTGGCGAAGCGATCTCGTTGGGAATTCATGAAAGCCAAAGCCGATTGTGGGAGAATAATGTAGGCCGATCGCTTCCTTTTTGGGAATGGAAATTTGCCCGATTGAAGGAGATCTTCCCCACACAATTCGAGGGCGTTTCTGCTTTGGATTTCTTCAAAGCGATGAATAAGGTTCAGTCGAGTTTGATACGTGTGAATGCAGATGAATTGACCTACCATTTCCATATTCTCATTCGATACGAGATTGAAAAAGGCATTATGGAAGGAAAGCTGAACGCGGTTGATCTGCCAGCTGCGTGGAACGCGAAATACAAGGAATACCTAGGTGTGGATGTTCCGAGCGATAGCCAAGGTGTGTTGCAGGATATTCACTGGAGTCATGGTTCTATCGGGTATTTCCCAACTTACTCTATCGGAAGTTTCTACGCTGCTCAGTTTCATGCTGCGGCAGAGAAAGAAATCGGTGCGTTAGACCCTTCGAACCCGAAACCATACTTAGAGAATCTGTTGGCTTGGTTACGAGAAAACGTGCATCAACACGGAAAGCTTTACAGCTCGAAAGAATTGTGTGAACGCATTAGCGGAGAACCGTTGAATTCGCAGTACTTTATGGATTATGCCAAGAAGAAGTATGGGGTGATCTACGGGATCTGA
- the arfB gene encoding aminoacyl-tRNA hydrolase codes for MQTLRNAIEKEITYRTSRSSGSGGQNVNKVETKVSAQFNVSESQVLDENQRARVALRLKNRINSDGILSVDSSETRSQIRNKSFATERLIELVILALKKKKLRKKTAIPESVKRKRLEDKKVRSEKKSRRGFNPRSLL; via the coding sequence ATGCAGACGCTTCGTAATGCCATAGAGAAAGAAATCACGTATCGAACATCGAGAAGTTCGGGCAGTGGCGGACAGAACGTGAATAAGGTGGAAACCAAAGTAAGCGCTCAATTTAACGTTTCCGAATCTCAGGTGTTGGATGAGAACCAACGAGCACGAGTTGCCTTACGTTTAAAGAACCGCATTAATTCAGACGGGATTTTATCTGTTGATAGTTCAGAAACCCGATCTCAGATCAGAAACAAATCATTTGCAACCGAAAGGCTGATTGAACTGGTGATCCTGGCGCTCAAAAAGAAGAAACTCCGAAAGAAAACTGCTATTCCTGAATCAGTAAAACGAAAACGATTGGAGGATAAGAAAGTCCGCTCGGAAAAAAAGAGCCGAAGAGGATTTAACCCTCGATCACTTCTCTAG
- the ubiA gene encoding putative 4-hydroxybenzoate polyprenyltransferase: MKNYLSLVKFSHTIFAMPFAMIGFFLAVQLTSASFELHLLIKVVLCMVFARNAAMAFNRFIDRNIDEKNPRTAIREIPAGIINANAALWFVILNSVAFVVTTYFINPLCLALSPVALAVVLGYSLTKRYTALCHLILGLGLSLAPIGAYLAVVGHFDLLPLLFSLAVLFWVGGFDIIYALQDEEFDRENGLFSIPVWLGKPKALMLSNVLHAITASLLFIAGRTGNFGWLYWIGYSIFLCLLIYQHAIVKPNDLSRVNLAFFTTNGIASVLFASFVITDLFL, translated from the coding sequence ATGAAAAACTACCTATCGCTCGTAAAGTTTTCGCACACCATTTTCGCGATGCCCTTTGCGATGATCGGTTTTTTCCTTGCCGTTCAGCTCACCTCTGCTTCGTTCGAACTTCATCTTTTGATAAAAGTCGTGCTTTGTATGGTTTTTGCGCGCAACGCAGCCATGGCATTCAATCGCTTCATCGACAGAAACATTGACGAAAAGAACCCACGCACAGCCATTCGCGAAATTCCGGCAGGAATCATTAACGCCAACGCAGCCCTGTGGTTTGTCATCTTGAACTCCGTTGCGTTCGTAGTCACCACGTATTTCATCAATCCATTGTGTTTGGCACTTTCGCCAGTTGCATTGGCCGTTGTGCTCGGATACAGCCTTACCAAGCGATATACAGCGCTTTGCCATCTGATCCTTGGTCTCGGGCTCAGTCTAGCACCGATCGGTGCGTACTTGGCTGTTGTCGGTCATTTCGACCTGTTGCCGTTGCTTTTTTCCTTAGCTGTGCTTTTTTGGGTTGGAGGATTCGACATCATCTATGCATTGCAGGATGAAGAGTTCGACCGCGAAAATGGACTTTTCTCCATTCCTGTGTGGCTCGGAAAACCAAAAGCATTGATGCTTTCGAATGTGTTGCACGCCATCACTGCAAGCCTTCTTTTTATTGCCGGAAGAACTGGAAATTTTGGATGGCTATATTGGATCGGGTACAGCATTTTTCTTTGCCTACTTATCTACCAGCATGCCATTGTAAAACCGAATGACCTCAGCAGGGTTAATTTGGCGTTTTTCACTACAAATGGTATTGCAAGCGTGCTGTTTGCCTCATTTGTTATCACTGATCTTTTCCTATGA
- a CDS encoding ammonium transporter: MSKTYATVALFLLVLIGLFAAFFPTVHPSGGDFDSGDIAWLISASGLVLIMTPGLSYFYGGMVSAKNIISTMLQSFVALGVITILWFVVGFSLSFGDSIGGFIGDPRTFFMFNNVGTAAHSTIATGIPFVLFAAFQLKFAIITPALITGAFAERIKFWGYMLFMVLFCLFIYTPLAHWTWHPEGFLYKWGVLDFAGGTVVHISAGMAALAGAMFFGRRKVHMEKVESTPVNIPYVLLGTGLLWFGWFGFNAGSALAADELAVTAFVNTNLASAAAMLAWLVYDSARGRKPSALGGSIGAVVGLVAITPAAGFVSFGASIAIGITASIVSNIAVHIKSKSTLDDTLDVFPCHGIGGIVGMILTGVFALDGGLITGETTLFLNHLLALVIVCAFTFGGSYLLYFITNAIIPLRVSEEAEEIGLDLTQHDEKYILARVD; encoded by the coding sequence ATGAGTAAAACGTATGCTACTGTAGCGTTGTTTCTGTTGGTGCTGATCGGCCTTTTTGCCGCTTTCTTTCCAACAGTTCATCCATCAGGAGGTGATTTTGATTCGGGAGATATCGCTTGGCTTATTTCCGCATCGGGACTTGTGCTCATCATGACGCCTGGCCTCTCCTATTTCTACGGAGGAATGGTCTCCGCCAAGAATATCATTTCCACCATGCTTCAGAGTTTTGTGGCGCTTGGGGTAATCACCATTCTGTGGTTCGTAGTTGGTTTCAGTCTAAGTTTTGGAGATAGTATTGGTGGATTCATCGGTGATCCGCGCACCTTCTTTATGTTCAATAATGTGGGAACCGCAGCCCATTCTACCATCGCCACAGGAATTCCATTCGTACTTTTTGCTGCGTTTCAGCTCAAATTCGCCATCATCACGCCAGCGCTCATCACCGGTGCATTTGCCGAACGCATCAAGTTCTGGGGCTACATGCTTTTCATGGTGCTGTTCTGTCTTTTCATTTACACACCATTGGCGCATTGGACCTGGCATCCAGAAGGTTTCCTTTACAAATGGGGTGTGCTCGATTTTGCGGGTGGAACCGTGGTTCATATCTCAGCGGGAATGGCAGCTTTGGCCGGAGCCATGTTCTTCGGAAGAAGAAAAGTGCACATGGAAAAAGTGGAAAGTACGCCTGTCAATATTCCGTATGTCTTGCTTGGAACGGGCTTGCTCTGGTTCGGGTGGTTCGGGTTCAACGCAGGTTCAGCCTTGGCTGCCGATGAATTGGCAGTAACCGCTTTCGTAAATACCAATTTGGCTTCTGCTGCAGCTATGCTCGCTTGGTTGGTCTACGATTCTGCTCGCGGACGCAAACCATCAGCCTTGGGCGGAAGCATCGGAGCGGTGGTCGGTCTGGTAGCCATCACACCAGCAGCAGGTTTTGTGAGTTTCGGTGCAAGCATCGCCATCGGCATCACGGCCAGCATCGTTTCGAACATCGCAGTTCACATCAAGTCAAAATCAACTTTGGATGATACCTTGGATGTGTTTCCATGCCACGGAATCGGTGGCATTGTGGGTATGATCCTGACAGGCGTTTTCGCGTTGGATGGCGGATTGATAACAGGTGAGACCACTTTATTTCTAAATCACCTGTTGGCGCTGGTCATCGTTTGCGCCTTCACTTTTGGAGGAAGCTACTTGCTGTATTTCATCACCAACGCCATTATTCCACTTCGCGTAAGCGAAGAAGCGGAAGAGATAGGTTTGGATCTTACACAACATGACGAGAAGTACATTCTGGCTCGGGTGGATTGA